TGTCCGTCAAGGTGGCTTTCGTTGGATCGTAGCTTACGGCAGCGCGTTCTGATGAAAGGTTCACATTGGCGGTATCAACGCCATCCACCTTCTTCAGGTTGCGCTCCACCGTTGCTACGCAGTTGGCGCACGTCATCCCCAGGATGGGGAGCGTGGCATGTTTTTCGTTTGCCATAGGGTTGTCAGTCTACTACGGGGTAATTGATCTCCGCCAAGGTGTCACGCAGGGCTTGTTCTGTGGCGGGTTCGTCATACTCAACCGTCACGAGCTTCGTGTTCAGATCAGCGTTGACT
This Chloroflexota bacterium DNA region includes the following protein-coding sequences:
- a CDS encoding heavy-metal-associated domain-containing protein encodes the protein MKTIALNVPAMHCNHCTHTISMELSDLEGVSKVNADLNTKLVTVEYDEPATEQALRDTLAEINYPVVD